Proteins encoded by one window of Polyodon spathula isolate WHYD16114869_AA chromosome 16, ASM1765450v1, whole genome shotgun sequence:
- the LOC121328934 gene encoding cyclin-L2-like, which translates to MVRAEQPSGRRCALMVAMATGQILFQRFFYCKSFVKHSMEYIGMACLHLASKIEEEPRRVRDVLNVFHRLRQIKQRRKLFPLPLDVSYICLKNQVIKAERRVLKELGFCVHVKHPHKIIVMYIQVLELEKNKSLVQTAWNYMNDSLRTDVFLRFSPESIACACVYLAARALQIPLPNRPHWFLLFGVEEAGIREVCQRILQAMDGASKTPLSSLELLVQQCRLALDEARTQTKRLLPNGTPKLETPAGFSPASKTGSPVDGKGQRRSPLSLHAVKNLRRRLDAEERRARSRSPVVRKGRGHSAQRSYTRPSSPALSPKRRRSRSVCSSAPPRSRSASSSRRRGRGRAGGSRSSSPSRSDSPPPPRPPRRERRCGRSPCTEGPPRSRAHRERATARRR; encoded by the exons atGGTGAGAGCAGAGCAGCCttctgggaggcggtgtgctctcatG GTTGCCATGGCCACCGGGCAGATCCTGTTCCAGAGATTCTTTTACTGCAAATCATTCGTGAAGCACTCCATGgag tacaTCGGCATGGCCTGCCTGCACCTCGCCTCGAAGATTGAGGAGGAGCCGCGGAGAGTGCGGGACGTCCTGAACGTGTTCCACCGGCTGCGACAGATCAAGCAGCGCCG TAAGCTGTTTCCTCTGCCTCTGGATGTGAGTTACATCTGCCTGAAGAATCAGGTGATCAAAGCAGAGCGGCGTGTCCTCAAGGAGCTTGGCTTCTGTGTGCACGTCAAGCACCCGCACAAG ATCATTGTGATGTACATTCAGGTGCTGGAGCTCGAAAAGAACAAGAGCCTGGTGCAGACAGCCTG GAACTATATGAATGACAGCCTGCGTACCGACGTGTTTCTGCGCTTCTCCCCCGAGAGCATCGCCTGCGCGTGTGTGTACCTGGCAGCGCGGGCCCTGCAG ATCCCACTGCCCAACCGACCGCACTGGTTCCTGCTGTTCGGAGTGGAAGAGGCGGGGATCCGGGAGGTCTGCCAGAGGATACTGCAAGCTATGGATGGGGCTTCcaag actcctctctcctctctggagCTGCTGGTGCAGCAGTGCAGGCTGGCCCTGGACGAGGCACGGACGCAGACCAAGAGGCTGCTGCCCAACGGGACCCCCAAACTGGAGACCCCCGCGGGCTTCTCCCCCGCATCCAAGACCG GCTCCCCGGTGGATGGGAAGGGTCAGCGCcggtctcctctctctctccacgcTGTGAAGAATCTCCGTCGCCGGCTGGACGCGGAGGAGAGGCGAGCGAGATCACGCAGCCCCGTCGTCAG GAAGGGCCGAGGTCACAGTGCTCAGCGCAGCTACACTCGCCCCAGCTCTCCTGCACTGAGCCCGAAGCGCAG GAGAAGCCGCAGCGTGTGCTCCTCCGCCCCGCCTCGCTCCCGCAGCGCCTCCTCTTCCAGACGCAGGGGGCGCGGCAGGGCGGGGGGCTCCcgcagctcctccccctcccgCAGCGACTCCCCCCCGCCCCCGAGACCCCCCCGGAGAGAGCGGCGGTGCGGCCGCTCCCCGTGCACAGAGGGGCCCCCGCGGTCCCGGGCTCACAGGGAGAGGGCCACAGCGCGGAGACGGTAG
- the LOC121328935 gene encoding matrix remodeling-associated protein 8-like, which produces MSAPAGSKAVLQCQSQRMVWTQDGLSDRQRVVHWDLYPPGRDYKVERVCDMFSAGSTEDMSLPPLRDSKTRVRGPDSVWPEPCCDSWRPVDDCPETVVHTEPSLSLFPDVGPGDKGIYSCNLHHHYCHLYESTKIQLNLTKSALTLGIVDMGVLCPTGGFLTPEIGTGGSSDGSADGTPGVRTHLPRSVATPVVHHVTLDHRADRLVDLYASGERRGYGPLFIRQKMNISELAFSRGDFSLSISDLQPPDQGLYSCHLHHHYCGLHERRLFHLSVTPPWTCRRGGGRGEWMRGGERERERRTMVEPPRVINVILPEHRAHFLQQLGYILATLLLLALVATAIVLLTRQHRKRGLEYNMHKSEKRQVCSNDFVMDATELKAYNNEEIRLGKRQTPVQNQCRTSAEPVNPSATPVQNQCRTSESQCNPSAEPSYKKNNILKERAELSNLPPPKVIDLDKVDEISDCPRETEGLFWRFS; this is translated from the exons ATGAGCGCCCCCGCTGGCTCGAAGGCGGTACTGCAGTGTCAGAGCCAGCGCATGGTGTGGACTCAGGACGGGCTGTCGGACCGGCAGCGTGTGGTGCACTGGGACCTGTACCCCCCGGGCCGGGACTACAAAGTGGAGCGGGTGTGTGACATGTTCTCTGCGGGGTCCACTGAGGACATGAGCCTGCCCCCACTGAGAGACTCGAAGACACGAGTCAGGGGCCCTGACAGTGTCTGGCCAGAGCCATGCTGTGACAGCTGGAGGCCTGTCGACGACTGCCCTGAAACTGTGGTGCACACTGAGCCCT CTCTCTCTCTGTTTCCAGACGTGGGTCCGGGTGACAAGGGGATCTACTCCTGCAACCTGCACCATCATTACTGCCACCTGTACGAGAGCACCAAGATCCAGCTGAACCTCACCAAGTCAG CGTTGACGCTGGGTATCGTTGACATGGGGGTGCTCTGCCCCACCGGGGGATTCTTGACCCCAGAAATTGGGACGGGGGGATCCTCAGACGGCAGCGC GGACGGGACACCTGGCGTAAGGACACACCTGCCTCGTAGTGTCGCTACGCCTGTCGTCCACCACGTGACCCTGGACCACCGCGCAGACCGGCTGGTGGACCTGTACGCCTCGGGGGAGCGCCGGGGCTACGGGCCCCTCTTCATCCGGCAGAAGATGAACATTTCGGAGCTAGCTTTCTCCAGGGGAGACTTCTCGCTGTCCATCTCCGACCTGCAGCCTCCCGATCAGGGGCTGTACTCCTGCCACCTGCACCACCACTACTGCGGGCTGCATGAGCGCAGGCTCTTCCATCTCTCTGTCACCCCCCCC TGGACGTGTCGCA gagggggagggagaggagagtggATGAGGGggggggagcgagagagagaaaggaggacCATGGTTGAGCCTCCCCGTGTCATCAATGTGATCCTCCCAGAGCACCGAGCTCACTTCCTGCAGCAGCTTGGCTACATTCTGGCAACGCTTCTCCTTCTGGCCCTCGTCGCCACGGCGATCGTGCTGCTCACCAGGCAACACAGGAAGAGGG GTCTGGAGTACAACATGCACAAATCTGAAAA GAGGCAGGTGTGCAGTAATGATTTTGTGATGGACGCCACCGAGCTGAAAGCCTACAACAACGAGGAGATCAGACTGGGTAAGAGACAGACCCCAGTGCAAAACCAGTGCAGAACCAGTGCAGAACCAGTGAATCCCAGTGCAACCCCAGTGCAGAACCAGTGCAGAACCAGTGAATCCCAGTGCAACCCCAGTGCAGAACCA AGCTACAAGAAGAACAACATTCTCAAGGAGAGGGCGGAGCTATCCAACCTCCCGCCACCCAAGGTCATTGACCTGGACAAAG TCGACGAGATCAGTGACTGTCCGCGAGAGACCGAGGGTCTCTTCTGGAGATTCAGCTGA